From Micromonas commoda chromosome 15, complete sequence, one genomic window encodes:
- a CDS encoding predicted protein: MHAPAFASFARSLAPRTSASASRASRESRRREQRTASPATSDVPSESRRLARRVVVALDAAAAAADPVHRSAAPRSRRAALASIALASAATAAGYAPHPARALVDDANARRVFEQTRRSVVGLADYVPGGANGGYAPRGTGVVWAALQQQPGDDDVGVGYVVTNYHVIAPDHLPGRNGNADDGGGKKGSPAAGPALRVAVADAVTGEPVWYDAAVVGTQRASDIAVLRVRLADTTRAGDSAAALAPVKMGTSGDLAVGQTCYAVGAGDAGLAAGGTGRSAPSTAPSASASFRQLATMSAGVVSGLRRSVPTKNATTVRGAIQTDAKVPETASGGALLDSGGRLIGLTVTPYGKGQAGVGFAVAVDDLMQVVPSLITLRQIS, from the coding sequence ATGCACgcgccggcgttcgcgtcgttcgcgcgatcgctcgcgccgcgcacctccgcgtccgcaTCCCGCGCATCTCGGgagtcgcggcgtcgcgagcagcggaccgcgtcaccggcgacgagcgatgTTCCATCGGAGTCCCGtcgtctcgcgcgccgcgtcgtcgtcgctctcgacgccgccgccgccgcggccgatcCGGTCCAccgatccgccgcgccgcgctcgcgccgcgccgcgctcgcgtccatcgcgctcgcgtcagccgcgaccgccgccggatACGCGCcgcatcccgcgcgcgccctcgtcgacgacgccaacgcgcgaCGGGTGTTCGAGCAAACGCGTCGATCGGTGGTGGGCCTCGCCGATTACgtcccgggcggcgccaacggcgggtacgcgccgcgcggcaccggcgtcgtctgggccgcgctccagcagcagccgggcgacgacgacgtcggcgtgggTTACGTCGTCACCAACTACCACGTCATCGCCCCGGACCACCTGCCGGGGAGGAACGGGAatgccgacgacgggggtgGGAAAAAAGgatcgcccgccgccgggcccgcGCTGagagtcgccgtcgccgacgcggtgacgggcgaGCCCGTGTggtacgacgccgcggtaGTCGGCACgcagcgcgcgagcgacatCGCCGTGCTCAGGGTGCGCCTCGCGGATaccacccgcgccggggactccgccgcggcgctggcgcccgTCAAGATGGGGACGAGCGGGGACCTCGCGGTGGGCCAGACGTGCTACGCGGTGGGAGCGGGGGACGCGGGTTTGGCGGCCGGCGGGACGGGTcggtcggcaccctcgacggcaccctccgcgtcggcgtcgttcaggcagctggcgacgatgagcgcgggggtggtgaGCGGGTTACGCAGAAGCGTCCCGACCAAAAACGCCACaaccgtccgcggcgccatcCAGACGGATGCGAAGGTTCCGGAGACggccagcggcggcgccctgctGGACAGCGGCGGGAGGTTGATCGGGTTGACGGTGACGCCGTACGGGAAGGGGCAGGCCGGGGTTGGtttcgcggtggcggtggacgatCTGATGCAGGTGGTGCCCTCGCTCATCACCCTGCGACAGATCTCGTga
- a CDS encoding predicted protein, translating into MARRLLVVALAALLLAVASRARAHVVVVDDDDEGGLGYIVTLDDDDADAEDLCAALEAQSDPPGSEPDLFPGALLRRARQVACARQVRGICRRVFRRGALGIRGMVVDAISRARIAALARCLPRAVLEPDQPVRAQSPFDPTGAVPVWNLDRLDQPFLPLDGVARLASPANGGGAGVHAYVIDSGVRASHREFASPTGGSRVDRGVDLVALHSAGGGTRNSPFNGGYNGGYGSTAQGLNSEDLAARDCDGHGTHIAGTLAGNTVGVAPSVRIHPARVLDCRGDGRASDVVAALDWCAGHVLYNRAVKSPSGDVNDAAAHPAVATLALGLMAGARSLAMERAVVQFTRRTGALVVVAAGNFRDADACDVSPARVNAALTMGASDAADRAYVHGATGACVDAWAPGVDVLSACGGVRRCDSPGDDAYAAQSGTSMAVGHGAGAAALLLGEHPGADAVTVKAALVEGATGGTVWGWTLPGTTTATIRVPAGGWGRLSPSPSE; encoded by the exons ATGGCGCGgcgtctcctcgtcgtcgccctcgccgccctcctcctcgcggtcgcgtcgcgcgcgcgcgcgcacgtcgtcgtcgtcgacgacgacgacgagggcggcttGGGATACATCGTcacgctcgacgacgacgacgccgacgcggaggacctgtgcgcggcgctggaggcgcagTCGGACCCGCCCGGCTCCGAGCCCGACCTCTTCCCGGGCGCGCTCctgcgtcgggcgcggcaggtggcgtgcgcgcgccaGGTCCGGGGCATCTGCCGACGCGTgttccgccgcggggcgctcggcatccgcggcatggtcgtcgacgcgatctcccgcgcccggatcgcggcgctggcgcgatgcctgccgcgcgcggtgctcgagccCGACCAACCCGTCCGCGCGCAGAGCCCCTTCGACCCGACCGGCGCGGTCCCTGTGTGGAACCTCGACCGCCTGGACCAACCCTTCCTgcccctcgacggcgtcgcgcgcctggCTTCACCggccaacggcggcggcgcgggggtgcaCGCGTACGTCATCGAcagcggcgtccgcgcctcccACCGCGAGTTCGCCTCCCCGACCGGCGGGTCACGCGTCGACCGAggcgtcgacctcgtcgctCTACACTCGGCAGGCGGCGGCACAAGAAATTCCCCATTTAACGGTGGATACAACGGTGGATACGGCTCGACAGCTCAAGGTCTAAACTCGGaagacctcgccgcgcgcgactgCGACGGCCACGGCACGCACATCGCCGGGACCCTCGCCGGTAacaccgtcggcgtcgccccgagcgTCCGGAtccaccccgcgcgggtcctcgACTGCCGAGGAGACGGCCGCGcctccgacgtcgtcgccgcgctcgactgGTGCGCGGGACACGTGCTGTACAACCGCGCGGTCAAGTCACCGTCGGGGGACGTCAACGACGCAGCCGCGCACCCGGCGGTCGCCACACTCGCGTTGGGGCTGATGGCGGGCGCCAG GTCGCTCGCCatggagcgcgcggtggtccaGTTCACGAGGCGcacgggcgcgctcgtcgtcgtcgccgcggggaacTTTcgggacgccgacgcgtgcgacgtctcgccggcgagggttaacgccgcgctgacgatgggcgcgagcgacgccgccgaccgggcgtacgtccacggcgcgacgggcgcctgcgtcgacgcgtgggcgccgggcgtggacgTTCTCAGCGCGTGTGGGGGCGTTCGTCGGTGCGACTcccccggggacgacgcgtacgcggcgcagtcggggacgtcgatggcggtgggccacggcgcgggggcggcggcgctttTGCTCGGGGAGCACccgggggcggacgcggtgacggtcaaggcggcgctcgtggagggcgcgacgggcgggacggTGTGGGGTTGGACGCTGccgggaacgacgacggcgacgattcGCGTGCCGGCGGGTGGGTGGGGGCGACTATCACCTTCGCCTTCCGAGTAG
- a CDS encoding predicted protein: MARAQKRANAGRASRGLIAAVAMFSVAAACAVTGAEATFHVSSELGADLPASIGTRAGSTARVATTGAHDDVPAVPHGDDCAMMKLVVDFAQHRGRQATHARFDVRAIHHDAVPAGVQDHLGTLIGSSSAEGPVTIVERMCLPRDQGYVLIASGNATRGSSFDRFNVTVINEEYLDLVAFRAGSDWTRGSSFRSDRLAASGAGASSAQLGGSNDDPHAEDYEVEFFEDEGVGAPLFDSPDGGKTYRLHGRARFDVWPEAPIDGNGVWTECGVLAAVSVGATSYGNGAAPRDMSWALWDKADVDAATGTPAGDPLVAAGGDSFTWGSTMTAVACLRPGTYEFIAEDGGDLNRGWGFGTTVEVTEIVLDKNTRAMRQRKIADVDGPSWFTGGRRKSLTFHVDEADAVVEAAARALQPKTAPPTPEPTPESEIVEIETHDTVLQDDGTGRDEEESFVVEPTVIDAMDETRSAGARLAQPQAGGSSEPAPVTDWSKYSSESGHKGITGGMAWASLGRPSNGAVSGDAKNTRRTLLAAELDGGKASKQSAPGTFRTAAAATMALAAAAAGAAHLAHAAKRQRELRFGAAAVTAAVVDPEKQALLPQRLKLSARTRDQRTSPATAPLLAVAAMAGLVAFAGPFAASSTAPSLGDAFSEAAGILAAREAAARLGEPGEPLCGAGIDRCRLLAPTDCRGRVFAYHPGVLAHIQGGAQTADVLSPMGAVLADGSGNGQGLSLVDQNARACERRVDISRDRPDARGSTCVRAVGRFESSVSLEGCVKSCRETPGCEWYHAYRLASSPEDGQFDECRLCAGGGEGVWAGPKDGADVVSVSGPAWCLTPHNLTSHATGAKRSVQQCRAACDATKGCDAFNFGDERGDCTLLRVGNGAKRGPVWRGSGFSPLGVTGYATYYAVSHAEVDAARGGAGSATLGAVDPEDWTAPAPAESRRLAAHAADSRCVASGGQERVKPYENLAKGKPTTPLAAAAVVDGVVVGGDEEGADLSGACPAVVKGLGAAGKADESVEIDLQGSFTLGALSVFAAPGDAAALAGVDRSALLGSAKVPASALVTAVNADDGVERTCGEIVPGAGEKTEHTNGAVELFNVRGCAGFVATHVRVESARAGAVTHLCEVLAHAAHQPAMTKFPALPKWLELREETRAAMEEAAAEFVQGRADADDALIVNRDGDVDGKNDAQTHEPFITGEDAKAKIESLERDGDDDDWRVRAHASSAAAHIPDHDEHEARAQEEADALKLTEEAIEREEKERLHSYERDVDADRHSSDSIREKRFEKRFERPTNSAYRADDIDAVPDDAMDLISQHFAVPKTVESSYDVDEAAARRERRAMAPGPAPSHVPFSDVAVPDEDRAGHHEPGSHARVPHKGGAQGPTASAQGPAPSPASAAHHHWPPVPTGTFYHTPTIVEPEADVEHVPEADVEHVPEADVVEHKSTQVVSPEVTEDSCERVCEGHGFNKEQCDAIPGCEFGEDANCWSAVGPNPCPSQAEWELYVSKHPKSVPKDDFIEVVTSLDNCEKVCGGHGFDRAQCLAIPGCTFATEGAYCYSAVGPNPCPSLLEWNFWHKHANDHVFHDDHGHGEYKEEYNQQFIAAHPEYADHAAHDEHTDFHPYEIIDQMVHAHPKEENMAIEPNPELHEDADGEVHMYHVDESLDEHYVDDLEHANEREHDEPYRPDPIHTHAEVLENEDNHVVHEEVMHKPIETEATATMKAEVTTAAIPEHKSAEEEEAEILHEHEHEDHEHEEGHHIGPVEITETHQHGDNSTFETSVVTEPVVDSEVPLPNPTTEHDPVPDIVEVHGSGNATNAPVAVPDDEAAPFPELHDDPAYNPRPAPAFPPGQSATLHDLQFVTCPGQAQCDKPPCVPYVHDLLEAHLVEGATSCCQASDEWEYGNPRRFPHVCGQCSRNEHENYLTYAEAAAFCASKGGGLCRNNQVTVAGRADHCALDPDSVVWTDKLCDRGKGRQAVKLNGDYSHCVSDLAEKLPVVCCANTCEGFTPKRMCPHVAAR; this comes from the coding sequence ATGGCGCGAGCTCAGAAGCGCGCGAATGCCGGCCGCGCATCCCGCGGCCTCATCGCGGCCGTTGCGATGTTTTCGGTGGCCGCGGCCtgcgcggtgacgggcgcggaggcgacctTCCACGTCTcctccgagctcggcgccgatctTCCCGCGAGCATtggcacccgcgcgggctccaccgcgcgcgtggcgaccacgggcgcccacgacgacgtccccgcggtcccccacggcgacgactgCGCCATGATGAAACTGGTGGTGGATTTCGCGCAACACCGCGGACGTcaggcgacgcacgcgcgcttcgacgttcgcgccatccaccacgacgccgtcccggCGGGAGTGCAGGACcacctcggcaccctcatcggttcctcctccgcggagggTCCCGTGACGATCGTCGAGCGCATGTGCCTTCCCCGCGATCAGGGCTACGTCCTCATCGCCTCTGGCAACGCCACGCGCGGCTCCTCCTTCGACCGCTTCAACGTCACCGTGATCAACGAGGAGtacctcgacctcgtcgccttCCGCGCGGGGTCCGACTGGACCCGCGGATCCTCCTTCCGCAGCGAcaggctcgccgcgtccggcgcgggcgcctcgagcgcgcagCTCGGCGGCTCCAACGACGATCCTCACGCCGAGGATTACGAGGTCGAGTTTTTCGaagacgagggcgtcggcgctcccCTCTTTGactcccccgacggcggcaagACCTACCGCCTccacggacgcgcgcggttcgaCGTCTGGCCGGAAGCTCCCATCGACGGAAACGGCGTGTGGACCGAgtgcggcgtcctcgcggcggtgtccgtcggcgccacctcctacggcaacggcgccgcgcctcgcgatATGTCCTGGGCTCTCTGGGACAAAGCCGACGTGGATGCCGCCACGGGTACCCCGGCGGGGgacccgctcgtcgccgccggcggcgactccTTCACCTGGGGCTCCACGatgaccgcggtggcgtgccTGCGACCGGGTACGTACGAAttcatcgccgaggacggcggagACTTGAACCGCGGTTGGGGCTTCGGCACGACGGTGGAGGTGACCGAGATTGTCCTCGACAAGAACACGCGCGCCATGCGCCAACGGAagatcgccgacgtcgacggcccGAGCTGGTTCACCGGCGGCAGGCGCAAGTCCCTCACGttccacgtcgacgaggcggacgcggtcgttgaagccgccgccagggcgCTCCAACCCAAAACCGCCCCGCCGACCCCGGAACCAACTCCGGAGTCGGAGATTGTCGAGATCGAGACGCACGATACCGTCCTCCAGGACGACGGgaccggacgcgacgaggaggaatcCTTCGTCGTGGAGCCCAccgtcatcgacgccatggacgagacccgcagcgcgggcgcgcgactCGCTCAACCCCAGGCGGGTGGGTCctccgagcccgcgcccgtcactgACTGGAGCAAGTACTCCAGCGAGAGCGGGCACAAGGGCATCACCGGCGGCATGGCGTGGGCCTCCCTCGGCAGGCCGTCCAACGGCGCGGTGAGTGGTGACGCCAAGAACACCCGACGCACGCTCCTGGCCGCCGAGTTGGACGGTGGGAAGGCGTCCAAACAATCCGCCCCGGGCACCTTccggaccgccgccgcggcgacgatggcgctcgctgcggccgccgcgggagccgcgcacctcgcgcacgccgcgaagcgccagcgcgagctccgcttcggcgccgccgccgtcaccgccgcggtcgtcgaccCCGAGAAGCAGGCGCTCCTCCCCCAGCGCCTCAAGCTCTCCGCGCGTACGCGCGATCAGCGcacctccccggcgacggcgccgcttctggcggtggcggcgatggccggcttggtcgcgttcgccggccctttcgccgcctcgtccaccgccccctccctcggcgacgccttctccgaggcggccggcatcctcgccgcgcgcgaggctgccgcgcgcctcggcgaacccggcgagCCCCTCTGCGGCGCCGGCATCGACCGATGCCGGCtgctcgcgccgacggatTGCCGCGGCAGGGTATTCGCGTACCaccccggcgtcctcgcgcacatccagggcggcgcgcagaCCGCGGACGTGCTCTCCCCGAtgggcgccgtcctcgcggacgGCTCGGGGAACGGCCAGGGCCTCAGCCTCGTGGACCAAAACGCGCGAGCgtgcgagcgtcgcgtcgacatctcgcgcgatcgccccgacgcccgcggctccacgtgcgtccgcgcggtgggTCGCTTCGAGAGTTCCGTGTCACTCGAGGGTTGCGTCAAGTCCTGCCGCGAGACCCCGGGGTGCGAGTGGTACCACGCGTAccgcctcgcgagctcgccggagGATGGCCAATTCGACGAATGCCGACtgtgcgccggcggcggcgagggcgtctgGGCCGGTCCCAAGgatggcgccgacgtcgtctccgtctccgGACCCGCCTGGTGCCTCACCCCGCACAACCTCACCTCccacgccaccggcgcgaagCGATCCGTCCAGCAGTGCCGggccgcgtgcgacgccacGAAGGGTTGCGACGCGTTTAACTTTGGCGACGAGAGGGGCGACTGCACGCTGCTTCGCGTCGGGAACGGCGCCAAGCGGGGACCGGTGTGGAGGGGCAGCGGCTTCTCCCCGCTCGGGGTGACCGGCTACGCCACGTACTACGCGGTGTCAcacgccgaggtggacgccgcgcgaggtggcGCGGGGTCCGCGACGCTGGGCGCGGTCGATCCCGAGGATtggaccgcgcccgcgcccgcggaatCTCGCAGGCTGGCGGctcacgccgccgactcTCGCTGCGTCGCGTCAGGCGGACAGGAACGCGTCAAGCCCTACGAGAACCTCGCCAAGGGCAAGCCCACGaccccgctcgcggcggccgccgtcgtcgacggcgtcgtcgtcggcggcgacgaagagggCGCGGACCTCTCCGGCGCCTGCCCCGCGGTGGTCaagggcctcggcgccgccggcaaGGCGGACGAGTCTGTGGAGATTGACCTCCAGGGATCCttcaccctcggcgcgctctccgtgttcgccgcgcccggcgacgccgccgccctcgcgggcgtcgaccgctccgcgctcctcggctcGGCGAAGGTtcccgcctcggcgctcgtcaccgccgtcaacgccgacgacggagtcGAGCGAACGTGCGGCGAAATTGTCCCGGGTGCCGGGGAGAAGACGGAGCACacgaacggcgccgtcgagctctTCAACGTCCGCGGCTGCGCCGGattcgtcgcgacgcacgttcgcgtcgagtccgcgcgcgcgggggcggtgacgcaccTCTGCGAGGTGctggcgcacgccgcgcaccAACCGGCGATGACCAAGTTCCCGGCGCTCCCGAAGtggctcgagctccgcgaggagacccgagccgcgatggaggaagccgccgccgagtttGTGCAgggccgcgccgacgccgacgacgcgctcatcgtcaaccgcgacggcgacgtcgacgggaagAACGACGCGCAAACGCACGAGCCCTTCATCACCGgggaggacgccaaggctaagATTGAatccctcgagcgcgacggcgacgacgacgactggcgcgttcgcgctcacgcctcatccgccgccgcgcacatcCCCGACCACGACGAGCACGAGGCGCGTGCacaggaggaggcggacgcgctcaagctcACCGAGGAGGCTATCGAacgcgaggagaaggagcgcctTCACTCGTACGAGcgtgacgtcgacgccgatcgACACTCGTCGGATTCCATTCGCGAAAAACGGTTCGAAAAACGGTTCGAGCGCCCCACCAACAGCGCGTACCGAgccgacgacatcgacgccgtccccgacgacgccatggacCTCATCTCCCAACACTTCGCCGTCCCAAAGACGGTCGAGTCTTcgtacgacgtcgacgaggcggcggcgcgcagggagaggcgcgcgatggcgcccggcccggcgccgtcgcacgTGCCCTTCTCCGACGTGGCcgtccccgacgaggacAGGGCGGGGCACCACGAGCCCGGATCCCACGCCCGGGTCCCACACAAGGGAGGAGCCCAGGGacccaccgcgtccgcgcagggacccgcgccgtcgcccgcgagcgcggcgcaccaTCACTGGCCGCCCGTCCCCACCGGCACGTTCTACCACACGCCGACGAtcgtcgagcccgaggctgACGTCGAGCACGTTCCCGAGGCTGACGTCGAGCACGTTCCCGAGGCTGATGTTGTCGAGCACAAATCCACCCAGGTCGTGAGCCCCGAGGTGACCGAAGACTCGTGCGAGCGCGTCTGCGAGGGCCACGGGTTTAACAAGGAGCAGTGCGACGCGATTCCGGGTTGCGAATTCGGCGAGGATGCCAACTGCTGGTCCGCCGTGGGTCCCAACCCTTGCCCGTCGCAGGCGGAGTGGGAGCTGTACGTCTCCAAGCACCCCAAGTCCGTCCCCAAGGATGACTTCATCGAGGTTGTCACCTCGCTGGACAACTGCGAGAAGGTGTGCGGCGGGCACGGATTCGACCGCGCGCAGTGCCTCGCCATCCCCGGATGCACCTTCGCGACAGAGGGTGCGTACTGCTACTCCGCGGTTGGCCCCAACCCGTGCCCTTCTCTCCTCGAGTGGAACTTCTGGCACAAGCACGCCAACGACCACGTCTTCCACGACGATCACGGTCACGGGGAGTACAAGGAGGAGTACAACCAGCAGTTCATCGCGGCGCACCCGGAGTACGCCGaccacgccgcgcacgacgagcACACCGATTTCCACCCCTACGAGATCATCGACCAGATGGTGCACGCGCATCCCAAGGAGGAGAACATGGCAATTGAACCCAACCCCGAGCTGCACGAGgatgccgacggcgaggttcaCATGTACCACGTGGATGAATCCCTCGACGAACACtacgtcgacgacctcgagcacgcgaacgagcgcgagcacgacgagCCCTACAGACCGGATCCGATTCACACCCAcgccgaggtgctcgagaaCGAGGACAACCACGTGGTGCACGAGGAGGTGATGCACAAGCCGAtcgagacggaggcgacggccaCGATGAAGGCGGAGGTGACCACCGCGGCCATCCCGGAACACaagtccgcggaggaggaggaggctgagatTCTTCACGAGCACGAGCACGAGGATCACGAGCACGAGGAGGGGCATCACATCGGTCCGGTTGAGATCACCGAGACGCACCAGCACGGCGACAACTCGACTTTCGAGACTTCCGTCGTGACggaacccgtcgtcgactCCGAGGTGCCCCTGCCCAACCCCACAACCGAGCACGACCCGGTCCCGGACATCGTCGAGGTGCACGGCTCCGGCAACGCCacgaacgcgcccgtcgccgttcccgacgacgaggctgcgCCCTTCCCGGAGCTGCACGATGATCCGGCGTATAACCCccggccggcgccggcgtttCCCCCCGGGCAGAGCGCCACGCTTCACGATTTGCAATTCGTCACCTGCCCGGGTCAGGCGCAGTGCGACAAGCCGCCGTGCGTCCCGTACGTCCAcgacctcctcgaggcgcacCTCGTGGAGGGCGCCACCTCGTGCTGCCAGGCGAGCGACGAGTGGGAGTACGGTAACCCCCGACGCTTTCCGCACGTGTGCGGCCAGTGCTCGAGGAACGAGCACGAAAACTACTTGACGtacgcggaggctgcggcgttCTGCGCGTCCAAGGGGGGCGGGCTGTGCCGCAACAACCAGGTGACggtggcggggcgcgcggaccACTGCGCGCTCGACCCCGACAGCGTGGTGTGGACAGATAAGCTCTGCGACCGCGGCAAGGGCCGCCAGGCGGTGAAGCTCAACGGGGATTACTCGCACTGCGTCAGCGATTTAGCGGAGAAGCTGCCGGTGGTGTGCTGCGCGAACACGTGCGAGGGGTTCACGCCCAAGCGCATGTGCCCGCACGTCGCGGCTCGATGA
- a CDS encoding predicted protein, translating to MADSGAPPGENLTLAQIAAQQTAAMQAAMQGRGRGRGRGRGGEPKPKKLTKAQIAAQERAAAAHAAQAAAVASAAPQIPMHQMPGVPIQMPPPGVPVPQQQQQQQQQQQQQQQAPGPGGGPPRPPPLRQRSPVDVQNELRQNLELIKRETVESKNAFERTGRTYEPPKYVVKAQFDAAIGVELWLDDHAKNFDANELAKKIAMLQGIQTKCAKGILDENPFEALCCWVELTKTYYICVRESRNLTMRGVAGIVPPTFALPVDSPDPPPAIPDDDVIPVHELDEAMFQIVGPKVWVEAVQEDLLRRVGIEGIAPTYARSLRKGKEKGQPAGGEGGGAGEGEGGEGGGGGGGDDGGGGDNGGDNGGGAETGAEGEAGGDATPMES from the coding sequence ATGGCGGACTCCGGCGCCCCCCCGGGGGAGAACCTCACGCTCGCGCagatcgccgcgcagcagACCGCCGCGATGCAGGCCGCGATGcaggggcgcgggcgcggtcgcggccgcgggcggggcggcgagccCAAGCCCAAGAAGCTGACCAAGGCGCagatcgccgcgcaggagcgcgcagccgcggcgcacgccgcgcaggctgccgcggtggcgtccgcggcgccgcagaTCCCCATGCATCAGATGCCCGGCGTCCCGATCCAGATGCCCCCACCCGGCGTGCCCGtcccgcagcagcagcagcagcagcagcagcagcagcagcagcagcagcaggcgccgggtccgggcgggggcccgccccgcccaccgcccCTGCGCCAACGATCGCCGGTGGATGTGCAGAACGAGCTCCGGCAGAACCTCGAGCTCATCAAGCGCGAGACGGTCGAATCTAAGAACGCCTTCGAGCGAACGGGCCGCACGTACGAACCGCCCAAATACGTCGTCAAGGCGcagttcgacgcggcgatcggcgtcgagctgtGGCTCGACGATCACGCCAAGAACTTCGACGCcaacgagctcgccaagaagATCGCCATGCTCCAGGGCATCCAGACCAAGTGCGCGAAGGGCATCCTGGACGAAAACCCGTTCGAGGCGCTGTGCTGCTGGGTGGAGCTCACCAAGACGTACTACATATGCGTCCGCGAGAGCAGGAACCTGACGATgaggggcgtcgccggcatcGTCCCGCCGACGTTCGCCCTCCCCGTCGACTCCCCCGACCCGCCCCCCGCCatcccggacgacgacgtcatcccGGTGCAcgagctggacgaggcgatgTTCCAGATCGTGGGGCCGAAGGTGTGGGTGGAAGCGGTGCAGGAGGACTTACTGCGGCGCGTGGGAATCGAGGGCATAGCGCCGACGTACGCGCGGAGCCTTCGGAAGGGCAAGGAGAAGGGGCAGCCGgctggcggcgaaggcggcggcgcgggtgaaggagaaggaggagaaggaggaggaggaggaggaggagacgacggcggtggaggagacAATGGAGGAGACaatggcggaggcgcggaaacgggtgccgagggggaagcgggcggggacgcgacaCCCATGGAGTCGTAG
- a CDS encoding predicted protein: MQAAAVNTMQAQQQAQQQQAAKAVKAAAAASERAVTARYAAKSVAPRAPPPAENASGDIIEATTEPLDLARYLDAVRGGYDGEDSGPELATLISTVDSKHGDKQPLGESLAQHGALVEGALLRISQAIRKRWNCRRMALVLRLGAASLGDVSLIVACSANKWRDAAGAAEHAAIEIKDKLIASIAPQCLSKQPMAAAALKAVAAAAGVGGEAGEEKPPKNDDEADEGDGVASGGEDAKEADDEANNDEEGEGNDDGAAAAMDALADPGRTFKGGAHPASVEVKSEDSEPKGLDTPDERAHA; encoded by the coding sequence atgcaagccgccgcggtgaacacCATGCaggcgcagcagcaggcgcagcagcagcaggcggccaaggctgtcaaagcagccgccgccgcctcggagcgcgcggtgaccgcgcggtacgcggcgaagagcgtcgcgccgcgtgccccgccccccgcggagaACGCCAGCGGCGACATCATCGAGGCCACCACCGAGCCGCTGGACCTGGCACGATACTTGGACGCGGTTCGGGGGGGatacgacggcgaggactcGGGCCCGGAGCTCGCCACGCTGATCAGCACCGTCGACTCCAAGCACGGGGACAAGCAACCGCTCGGCGAATCCCTCGCGCAGCACGGCGCCCTCGTGGAGGGCGCCCTGCTGCGCATCTCCCAGGCTATCCGCAAGCGATGGAACTGTCGCAGGATGGCGCTCGTCCTCCggctgggcgccgcgtcgctcggcgacgtgtcACTCATCGTGGCGTGCTCGGCGAACAagtggcgcgacgccgcaggcgccgcggagcacgcAGCGATCGAGATCAAGGACAAGCtcatcgcgtccatcgccccGCAGTGCCTCAGCAAGCagccgatggcggcggcggcgctcaaggctgtggcggcggcggcgggtgtcggcggcgaggcgggggaggaAAAACCGCCCaaaaacgacgacgaagcggATGAaggggacggcgtcgcgagcggaggggaggacgcgaaagaggcggacgacgaggcgaacaacgacgaggaaggggaggggaacgacgacggagccgcggcggcgatggatgCCCTCGCGGACCCGGGACGGACGTTCAAGGGGGGCGCACACCCGGCGTCGGTTGAGGTCAAGTCGGAGGACTCGGAGCCCAAGGGACTCGACACcccggacgagcgcgcgcacgcgtgA
- a CDS encoding predicted protein, protein WTVQEDNQLRRLVDEHGHRKWSFIASKMSGRRGKQCRDRWLNHLKPDIRRGEWTQEEERILVEGHRMLGTRWAALAKLLPGRPENAIKNHWHATLRCK, encoded by the coding sequence TGGACGGTGCAGGAGGATAACCAGCTCAGGCGCCTGGTGGACGAACACGGCCACCGCAAGTGGTCGTTCATCGCCTCCAAGAtgagcgggcggcggggaaaACAGTGCCGCGATCGGTGGCTGAATCATCTCAAGCCCGACATCAGACGCGGAGAGTGGacgcaggaggaggagcgcatcCTCGTGGAGGGGCACAGGATGCTGGGCACGCGTTGGGCGGCGCTGGCTAAGCTCCTGCCGGGACGGCCGGAGAACGCCATCAAGAACCACTGGCACGCGACGCTGCGGTGCAAG